From the Burkholderia mayonis genome, one window contains:
- a CDS encoding LysR family transcriptional regulator → MKLQQLQAFVSAAHHKSLRAAARELGVTQPAITHTIRELESALNAELLVRSVRGVELTACGHALLPRAEQLLGDMRRTVEAVEQVRGEMSGRIAVGTMPSIALTALPRAVMKFRATMPRVNLSLEEVTVPDALARLRNGELDIAAIHHIPALERDFAQLPLCSTEFVVAMREGHPLAGARRLAELLDAEWIVTVGADHFPHSVMMSMFNAHGLPLPQRLLRAPSSFAVTLGLVARSDVIGCFTKPLAAMVEPLGIRAARLDDTLPSYDLSILSRRDLLPTPAVTQFIACLRHAADETLT, encoded by the coding sequence ATGAAGCTCCAGCAACTGCAGGCGTTCGTCTCCGCCGCCCATCACAAGAGCCTGCGCGCCGCCGCGCGCGAGCTCGGCGTCACGCAGCCCGCGATCACGCACACGATCCGCGAGCTCGAGAGCGCGCTCAACGCGGAGCTGCTCGTGCGCAGCGTGCGCGGCGTCGAGCTGACCGCGTGCGGCCACGCGCTCTTGCCGCGCGCCGAGCAGTTGCTCGGCGACATGCGCCGCACCGTCGAGGCGGTCGAGCAGGTCAGGGGCGAGATGTCCGGGCGCATCGCGGTCGGCACGATGCCGTCGATCGCGCTGACCGCGCTGCCGCGCGCGGTGATGAAGTTCCGCGCGACGATGCCGCGCGTGAACCTGTCGCTCGAGGAAGTGACGGTGCCCGACGCGCTCGCGCGGCTGCGCAACGGCGAACTCGACATCGCGGCGATCCATCACATCCCCGCGCTCGAGCGCGACTTCGCGCAATTGCCGCTGTGCTCGACGGAATTCGTCGTCGCGATGCGCGAAGGCCATCCGCTCGCGGGCGCGCGGCGGCTAGCCGAGCTGCTCGACGCCGAATGGATCGTCACGGTCGGCGCCGATCATTTCCCGCACAGCGTGATGATGTCGATGTTCAACGCACACGGGCTGCCGCTGCCGCAGCGGCTGCTGCGCGCGCCGTCGTCGTTCGCGGTGACGCTCGGCCTCGTCGCGCGCTCGGACGTGATCGGCTGCTTCACGAAGCCGCTCGCCGCGATGGTCGAGCCGCTCGGCATCCGCGCCGCGCGGCTCGACGACACGCTGCCGAGCTACGACCTGTCGATCCTGTCGCGCCGCGACCTGCTGCCGACGCCCGCCGTCACGCAATTCATCGCCTGTCTCCGGCACGCGGCCGACGAAACGTTGACATAG